From the genome of Aliarcobacter lanthieri:
TCTTGATAGCTAAATCTATTATAAGTTAAATTCTTATCTTTTATAAAGTTTTTAATTAATAAATCAACTTTTTCAAATCTCTCTGGATGTCTTGGAACAATAACCAGCTTACCAAATTCTTTTTTATATGCATTTAATATTAATTCTTCTTCATTTTCATGAGTACTTCCAGCAGTTATTAAAACTTCTTTTGGTTTTGGTAAATCATATTTTTTTTGTGGAAGTTGAGCTAATTTTATATTGCCAATAACTTCAATATTTTTTGCACCTAATTCTTCAAGCCTTTTTTTATCAATTTCACTTTGTGCAAAAACTTTATCAATATGTTTGAATATCTTTTTATAAAAAAAGCTAAATTTTTTATATGATTTATATGATTTATCAGAAATCCTAGCATTTATTAGTATAGTTTTAGCACCTTTTTTCTGTGCAATACAAAATAACATATACCAAAGTTCTGCTTCCATCACAACTAAAACTTTTTGTTTTCTAATCCAAAATGGTAAAAATATTTCAAATGGAAGATATCTTACACTATTTATAATACTTTTTGCTTCAATAAACCCTGTATTTGTAATAACAGATACATTTGCTTCATCTTTATATATATCAATTAGTGGCTTAATAGCCTTTACTTCTCCCATAGAGCAAGAGTGAAACCAAACGCCAGATTTTTCAAATTTAGGATTATTTTTTAAAAAAAATTTTGCAGGAATTGCTTGTTTATATTTATTTGTTCTTGTTTTATATAATAAAAAAGGGATAAGTAGTATATAAACAACTATTAAAATAAGATTGTAAAATATACTAAAGAGGCTCAAAATTAAGCCTCTTTTGAAATAGTTTCTTCTTCACCTTTATAAAGAATTCTTCCACAGTGAAGACAATTAACAATTTCTTCACCTTTAATAACTTCAGCATAAGTTTTATCATTAATTTTCATAAAACATCCATAACAAGCCTGTTTTTTTACAGGAACAACTGCTGTATCTTTTGCCCATCTTTTTATTTTTTCATAGAAAGTTAAAATTTTTTTATCAAATTGTCCTAAAAGTTCATTTCTTTGAGAATAAACAACATTTCTTTCTTCATTTATTTTCTCAATTTCTTCATCAACAGCAACTTTAATTTCTTTAATATCTTCTTCTTCAACTTTTAATTTTTCTTGAAGCTCTTTTAAAGTATCTTCTTTAGCAACAGTTAACTTATCAAGTCTTTCTATCTCTTCATTTGCAAATGTAATTTGCTCTTTTGCGATATCTTCTTCAAGTTGGAGAGCTTTTAACTCTTTTTCATTTGTTACATCTTTATTTTTTTTTGCAATACTATCTAACTTTGTTTTTAAATCAGCAAGATGTATATTATTCTTAGTTCTTTTTGATTTTAACTCATCTATTTCTAAATAAATAGAGTTTATAGAACTTTTCAATGCTTCTGCTGTTTCTACAAAAACTGCTAATTTTGACTTTTGATTCTCAATCTTTGGATCAAATTGACTAATACTTGTATCATATTTTGATAAAGTTATTAAATCTTGTAAATACTTATTCAATGGTTTCTCCTTCTATAAAAAACTCAAATGGATTTTTTGAAGCTGTTATTATAGCTTTTAATTTATTTTTTTTCAAATATTCATTTAAAAGTTGTTCTAATAATATATTAAAACTATTTTCACTCTCGTAATGACGGATATCAATTAAAGACAAATTTCTTGCCTTTGCCTCCATAGCATCATGATATTTTATATCAC
Proteins encoded in this window:
- the waaA gene encoding lipid IV(A) 3-deoxy-D-manno-octulosonic acid transferase, translating into MLSLFSIFYNLILIVVYILLIPFLLYKTRTNKYKQAIPAKFFLKNNPKFEKSGVWFHSCSMGEVKAIKPLIDIYKDEANVSVITNTGFIEAKSIINSVRYLPFEIFLPFWIRKQKVLVVMEAELWYMLFCIAQKKGAKTILINARISDKSYKSYKKFSFFYKKIFKHIDKVFAQSEIDKKRLEELGAKNIEVIGNIKLAQLPQKKYDLPKPKEVLITAGSTHENEEELILNAYKKEFGKLVIVPRHPERFEKVDLLIKNFIKDKNLTYNRFSYQEDFMSDIILVDKMGILNDIYAISDVTILGGAFEKIGGHNPIEPAYFGNIIISGKNIFNQKSLFDCIKNYYLIEKSELGIYLENLKTLKKPELTKAGSFDPIIKEINKWL
- a CDS encoding zinc ribbon domain-containing protein translates to MNKYLQDLITLSKYDTSISQFDPKIENQKSKLAVFVETAEALKSSINSIYLEIDELKSKRTKNNIHLADLKTKLDSIAKKNKDVTNEKELKALQLEEDIAKEQITFANEEIERLDKLTVAKEDTLKELQEKLKVEEEDIKEIKVAVDEEIEKINEERNVVYSQRNELLGQFDKKILTFYEKIKRWAKDTAVVPVKKQACYGCFMKINDKTYAEVIKGEEIVNCLHCGRILYKGEEETISKEA